One Triticum dicoccoides isolate Atlit2015 ecotype Zavitan chromosome 3B, WEW_v2.0, whole genome shotgun sequence genomic window, ATCATTAAACAATTACATTTTGTCTGTCAGGTTTTACCGAGTCACACATAATGCAGAATTTGCAGTCCATAGCAAGTGCAATGCGCCGCAGGCTGCTTGAAGCTGGCAATCTGCCTGCTCTTTCAGGGAATAATGACCTGGAAAATTCAACAGGAATCCAGAGACCTGCTGATGTTCTATCTCTAGGGACTGGTTCATTTCCTGCGTTCCCAAAGTCGGATGGCCAAATCCTGATGCCTTCGGTTCCAGAATCCGTTGAGAATGTTGATGCTGCAACACCAAAGCAGGTGCCTGCCGCAGTGACCCAATCAGACGACAAAGAGTCATCTGTTGCGAAGTATGGCATTTGGACTTATGTCCTCATATTTCTAGCTGCAATACTGCTCATTAGCCTGATTATTGCGCCGATCTTGGTCTGTCGGAAGCGAGGGGATGGATCAATAGCCCCCTGGAAAGCGGGGCTAAGCGGCCAACTTCGGAAGGCATTTGTAACAGGCAAACATTCTAACTATCCTATTGGCTTTTATTGTTTATGAAGTCAATATATCTCATGAAAGAAACATAATAAATACATGCATAGCCTGACAACATTTCAAGAACATGTGGGTCTTCTGTGATACAATTTGTATTTTATATGCACCAGATATTCTTACTTTAAAACTACTTGTGCTTCCATTATATTTGTTGAGATGCCATTGCCTCCGGGTAATACAATTTAACTTTCGATAGCTCAATTCTTTCATTCAGGTGTTCCACAGCTAAACAGACTAGAACTCGAAGCCGCTTGCGAGGATTTCAGCAACATTCTCAACGCTCTGCCTTTCTGTACCGTGTTCAAGGGGACATTATCCAGTGGAGTCGAGATCTGTGTTGTCTCCACTTCCATTTCATCGGTCAAGGAGTGGTCCAAGAGTTCAGAAACGTTCTTCAGAAAAAAGGTGATTCCTTACATCTTCTAGTAGTAGCCAACAATAAACAAGTTGCAAGTAGTAAAAAACGTGAATTCTAGTAACCTTTCTAATCACCCCATTTCCTTGTGTAGATAGATACAGTGTCAAGAGTCAACCACAAGAACTTTGTCAATCTCCTCGGATATTGCATAGAAAATAAACCCTTCATGAGGATGATGGTGTACGAGTATGCTCCGAATGGAACTCTTTCTGAGCATCTTCATCGTAAGGAATTTTACTTTCGCATTACTTCCTTGCGCATAAGCTATGTATACTCTATATATCCGCCTCCAAACTGAATTACTAACCTCGCAGTCAAGGTGTTTGAGGATCTCGACTGGCCTGCGAGGATGAGGATCATCATGGGCCTGGCATACTGCCTCCAGTACATGCACCATGAGCTCAATCCGCCTGTGGCGATAAACGATATACGCTCCGACGCAATCTTTATGACAGATGACTATGCTGCAAAGGTATCCATTTGAAGGAAATCagtttttttttcttctgaaacacGGAGTTCAGTGAAGGCATGGTTCATTAATAAGCTACCACATTATAATTAACACAACCATTGAGTGAGATGGACACTGATTTGCAGATTGCCGATGTTGGCATGTGGAAAGAAATCGCGGACAGAGCAAAGGCTGCAAAGCAGGACGGCAGCAGCCGCTCTGAACCTCCTCCCGATCTCGCGGGCAGCGTCTTCTGCTTCGGCATGCTTCTGCTGGAGATCATATCCGGAAAGCTTCCTGAACCAGGTGGCCATGAAGTGACCTGCATCTGGGTATAACACCACGAACGAACCGCGCAACTCCAAACTCCAAACTTAATTTCCGACAACATTGCATCGTTAACAACTGTGAACTTGCTTTCTGCCGCGCAGGCTGCCAAGCATCTCAAAGCCAAGAACTATGTCGAGCTCGTCGACACTGTGCTGGAGGAACACAAGGCCAACGAGCTGGAGGCCGTCTGCGaggtgatcgaggagtgcaccgacccCGACCCGACGCGGCGGCCAGCAATGCGAGACGTGACGGGAAAGCTCAGGGAGGTTCTTGGCGTctcgccggaggcggcggcgccgcgGCTCTCGCCCCTCTGGTGGGCTGAGCTCGAGTTACTGTCCATAAAGTCGACCTAGtaggattgctgctgctgctgctgctgctgctgctgcatataTACCATTTGTTTGGGTGGGCACCAACGTGCCGTGTAACATCATCCCTCCTGATCCTACGAACAGTTTCGCTGTAAACTTTTGCTGAACGCTGTGATCACCCGTGCAGGGAAAAAGGTTGTAAATGATAGATGTGATGCAGCTAATGCACATGTTGATCATTTTTACTCAAGATGAGGGAATACCATACCATGGGCATGTAGTACTgagtattttattttattattaattTTTATAATTGGTGTGAAAAGTCAAACAAGTGCCTGGTGCTACTGCCTACCATTTGAATCTTCAGTTTTTAGTTTCTGAACATGGCAGCTGGTTCAAAAGCATTGATGGTAAACTAGGTCTAACCAATGCATTGTACTCCTATAAGTTTCCCATGGCAATTCATCCATTTGAAACatgttctttttcttcttatttttttgcgATGGAAATATTTTTTTTTCTTGCCTGTCTCTCTGCTACAAATTATGGAATTCAGGTGTTATTTTTAACCTAGCTTGTTGCAAACCATGCATTCAACACGTGGCACGACCATGGCCTACAACCACACCGAATTGGACATTCATGTGTGGCAAAAAAAATGATACTAACCAAAAATTAGCGTCGAACTTATGTCCAATCGATGAGTATCTTTGATGTCACAGCCAGACAGTAATGGTGAAAGAAATTTTGCGCGGTCGACACGTGGATTTAGCTGGCTAACCGTACACGTGTGCCGATCACATGGTCGGGGAAGGAACCGCGCGATCTCGTCTACGGCTGAAGCATGTCGATTCTGTTGACGGATATATACCGCAGAAAGCCATGGGAAAGAATTGGCCACGCAGGGACAGAACGGTATGGATTGGATGTGGGTTACCGATTAATCAACATCTGAATGCGACATGAGTTTCAAGAAGAAATAAACTGAATGTGACATGGCGAGTGCTGCATTCTCTGAATCAAGTTTCAGCCAACCAAATATGGCACCTGACGTTTGTGGCAAGAGACTAAACTAGGCTCAGTGTCCTGGAAGGTTCTCACCATCGTCCATTTGTCAGCtaaaaatgaaaaaaaggatgggACACCTATTGCCAGgattcagaaagaaaggaaagTAGCACCTGAATGCATATGTACATCATGCGTGTGGTTCTGTCTCTGATTGTGGAGAAGTGAGAATTCTTCAAGTAAAAACACAATGTATGTAAATGAAAAACAAAGGAAGAAGCAAAAGGAGGTTGGCATCAGTTGCATCCAGATCACGCAAGATGTGGAGCAACGACGGCCAAACCACCCCAAAAACATATGCCTCATCACATGCATTGTTGCACCCTCAACCCAGCAAACTGGTCGATTACGGAAAACCTAACGTCTTGGCTCGGAGACATCAACCGTGATGGCCACATGCGCGGCCCAAGCTAAGTGGTCACCAGCCCAACACCTCACCCACCCCACTCCTTGTTAAACAAGCCAATCATGGATATGACATTCAATTACTACTATTCACATAATGCAATGCACCAGCAAGCAGTTCCCATCACGAAAGACACATGTAATTGTTGCACAGAAAGATGGAAGGCTGGGATGGAAGGCTAGGATGTGTGGATGGATTCATTCAGAGCAGGCCGGTGAGGCTCCCCCTGCCTACAAATAGCACCAGAAACCACAGCCATCCAACACAACGTACCTGGCTTATTATTAGGCGGCCTGTTCCAGCTCCAGAGAGGGAAAGGCGAGCTCCTGGCCTCATGTCGCGAGGAAAGCTCTAGCCACCGCAGACTATTCTTCTCTCCCACCATCCTCTCCTTCATCCTTGGAGGATTCTGAGAAAACAGACCAGTCGTGTATTAGTTTTCCCCCCAATCACAGCGCGCTCTCGCCCTTCACCTCTCCTCCCTCTCGGGGAGGGAGGGACACAGAGGCACGAAGTGGCGCAGAGTAGACGCTTGTGACAACCCAATTTACCTCCACCAGCTTGCTGCTGCTCTTGTGCACAAGGATCCGATAGGATGGAGAGGAAGTCCACCATTCTCATGAACCGGTACGAGCTTGGTCGTATGCTCGGGCAAGGCACCTTCGCCAAGGTGTACCATGCGCGGAGCCTTGCGACCAACCAGAGCGTCGCCATCAAGGTCATTGACAAGGAGAAGGTGTTGCGTGTCGGCATGATTGACCAGATCAAGCGGGAGATCTCCATCATGCGCCTGGTTCGTCATCCAAACATCGTCCAGCTGCATGAGGTCATGGCCAGCAAGAGCAAGATATACTTTGCCATGGAGTATGTCCGGGGCGGCGAGCTCTTTGCCAGGGTGGCCAAGGGCCGGCTCAAGGAAGATGCTGCAAGGAAGTACTTTCAACAGTTGATAGGGGCTGTGGACTTCTGCCACAGCCGTGATGTCTATCACCGGGACCTCAAGCCGGAGAACCTCCTCGTGGATGAGCACGGAAACCTCAAGGTGTCCGACTTCGGGTTGAGTGCCCTCAAGGAGTGTCAGAAGCAAGATGGGCTGCTGCACACAACGTGCGGCACACCTGCATATGTTGCGCCAGAGATAATCAACAAGAAGGGCTATGATGGAGAAAAGGCAGACATATGGTCTTGCGGTGTCATACTTTTTGTTCTGCTTGCTGGCTACCTCCCATTCCAAGACTCAAATTTGATGGAGATGTACCGGAAGATCAGCAAAGGTGATGTCAGGTATCCACAGTGGTTCAGTTCTGATGCCCGGAAGATTCTATCCAGGCTGCTCGACCTAAATCCAAACACAAGGATCACCATGGACAAGCTCATTGAGCACCCGTGGTTCAAGAAAGGGTACAAACCAGCAGTGACTCTGGCAACGCCACGTGCCTCAAAGGATCTTAATGATGTCCAGGCTGCTTTCAGCACGGACCGCAAGGATGGTGAAGGCAACAGGGCACAACAACCAAATAGCCCATTGAAGCCAGCGAGCTTGAATGCGTTTGACATAATCTCCCTCTCCAAAGGTTTTGATCTCTCTGGCCTATTTGAGAAGGACCAAGAGCAGAAGTCGAACTCGCGGTTCATGACCCAAAAACCCGCATCAGCAATAGTGTCAAAGCTGGAGCAGATAGCTGAGACAGAGTCCTTCAAGGTGAAGAAGCAGGACGGACTGGTGACGCTGCAGGGATCCAAAGAAGGGAGGAAGGGGCAGCTTGCGATTGATGCGGAGATCTTTGAAGTGACTCCATCCTTCTATGTTGTTGAGGTGAAGAAGTCGGCAGGAGACACATTGGAGTACGAACGGTTCTGCAAAAAGGGCCTACGGCCTTCTCTCAAGGACATCTGCTGGAACGGTCCGTCAGAGGAAAAGCTTCCATCAGTATCGGAGTCAGTACCTCCAACTCCGTCCTCCAAGTCGACCAAAAGAAATGGCATTTAAGTGTGATATCTTCTGAGATGCAATTACAATCTATTCTCCTCTCTCTTTCTTCCCTCCTCAAAGAGCTGAGACTTTGCTCACTTGAGCATCAAGCTTTAGGGCTCTTTGTTAATCTTTTTTACAGTTTCCAATTTGTGGTAGCAATTGTAGTATATGGTTCTCCTGTTCTGTTCACCAATAGAAGCACAAAAGGTGACAGTAACACTCTTACAGTGTTGCTTTGGGACAAGCATACCATCACCTGCAAAAAAGATCTTGTAAGAGCCAAAGCTATTATAGGATGATTAGAACTTCATAAATCACCATGGCAGATAGCATAGAACAGATTCCTCATATTCCTGGTATGTTGTCTTGCGACTTGAGTATATCCTACTTGTTATGAAGTTCTAAGTAAAATACAGATGCATTAAACAAGTAGCACGGATTTGATGGAGTGCAGAAATAAAATTCTGAAGTTTCCAACAATTATTTATTTACGTGTTATACCGAAATATACTAAAGCAGAAATAAATCACGGGACCAATATTATATATAACCTGTTAACCACCAGAGTTGCTCATACAAAATAATCAACCTCTTCACTTGGTGATGTCACAAATGCATGCATCTACCAGAAACGAATGATTCTGGTCAAGCAACTTAGGATAAGAAATCTTCAGCAGAAACAAGCCACAATCAACTTACATATATATCAAAATCATGTGAAATATACAAAGTGACATCAGCAGAAGTCAAAGAAGCAGAGAGCTTTATCTTTGTTGTCCATACATGGAAAATATGAAATCACGGTCTTATGATGGCATTATTGACTTATTGTTCTAATTGAGTAAACATTATCAAACCAGTTGACATAAAAAAAAaacttcaaatgaaatttgaacaaCATAGTTGATGACCTTTCACCCACCCAAACTTCTTGATATAACTTTATTTGCGACAGATCCAAACCAGGAAAGAACCTTGAATCAAACTTGACAGAGGCGGATTGTATTGGAGAAGTCCACAGGGTAAATCAAGAATTAGATGGTTTATAAAGAGCCCTTTTGCGAACCTGAAGACATAATACTCTTATGTATTTGAAAACTGCCAACATATCACCTACTCAAGCAGTTACACTAACAATTATTCATAGCCATTAAAAAAAATCTCCATGTTACCATCAAATCTGCCGTGGTCACTGAAATCACATAGAAAGCAAGAACAATACCATGGCTTCTGGAATGCTATAGCACAGATGTTATCAAGGAAGTGGATAATGTCCATACTAAAATCAAGAGTGTCCCAAGACCTGGTCTAGAAGGAAAcctacatggtaaacacacaaacaTTTAGCTGTCTAGTTGCTATAAAGAAGAGTTTTTCCATCGACTTTAAATTCACCCTAGTTGCTGCAAGAATCTGATAGAGCAACAACAAGAACCTAAGGATCCTAAAAATCCCTTGCAGCATGAAATAAATGTAGTTTTCTCCATTGTAAGATCAATTCACAGAACCCTTAACTGCAAATCAAGAATCCCTAATTGCATATGCTTATAGTACTTGGCAAAAGTTGATCCTAAGCATCACATAGACAGAAAAAAAGCCCCAGAGTGTTTATATGTTACTTCAATCTGTGCATACTGTTGAAGTAAAAGAGAAAAACGTTTATAACTAGGAGAATGCTGCAACTCTGGTTTTACCAGTAAACTACCTATGGTTTGATGAGCGGTTCTGCCAAATTACCACATGAACATCGGACAAAACAACATTGAAAGCTTTTCTGATAGAACTAATAACATTTAAATCATCGCAATCTCACGACTCTATAGCGAACAAAAGTGTAATATTATTATTCATCAGGACACAGCTGAGCAGGTGGATTCAAGCTCGCATCATTCACAATTTCACATTGTAAAAAAAAGGATGGTCATCGATTCATGTCATCACAACACATTATACAAACAGAATAAGTGGTACTATTTTTTCCCCTTTCGCGAGTGGCAAGCAACATCGCGAGAACCCTAACCAGCAAAGACGGCCCCTCCTCCGAGGTCAGGGctttgcggcggcgacggcgctcgCGGGAGACGCGTCGGCTGCTACCAACACGGCGGAGTCGGAAGTGGCTGCGGCCGCTGCTGCCTCAGCCGCGGCGGACGCCTCCTCCTGCTTGCGCTCGTGGTCGAGATACATGTTGATGGCCTTGGTGCAGATCACTGCGGTGACAGAGGCGTTAGGCCCCGCTGGCTAAAGCATATGAGTACAGGAATGTAAAGCAGAGAGAGCAGGATGCGCACCCCCGGCGCCGATGAAGGAGAAGAAGCGGAGAACCGTGGTGGAGGCTTCGCCGGCGGCGGACATGGCGGTGGGGGGAACTGCTTTGGACTGGGCTATGATTTCCGGGCTTATTTTCTTGGTTTCCTTTTCGGGCTATGTTGTTGTTTCTGTGCGAAATACAGACATGGGCCATGACATGTATAGTCAGCATTTCGCTTCAACAACTTCTAAATGAGCTGGCAACTAGCACACGGCCCATTAACAGATACTCCTACATTATTATATGTTGAAATTATGTTTTTCATTTAACATGCTCTAGAAACCATGTTAAGATATAAAGAAAAAAATCATACATTGcaaaaaaaatggaaaaagttTCATGGACTAGGATGTAATAAATGTTCACATATTTGAGATGAAGTTTTAtctcatgtatttaaaaatgttcttGTATACAATAAAATATTCATGTATTTGAAAAAGGCCCATTTGTTGAAAAGAGTTATTTGTGCATGTATGAATATATGTTAATATTATTTTAAGAAGATCATGTATGCCACCATAAAAAGCAAAAATTAAAGTAAAATATAATTGGAAATGAAAGTAATCATGAATGAAAAGGGTGATAGGAACTCAAATGGTTTCAATTTCACCGTGTAAATAAATTACTAAAATTGTAGTGAGACTTGAATTTGAACTAGTTTCAAATGTACCCTAGATTGATCTTGTTTCAAATAAGGTCTTGTTGTCAGAAATCCATAAACTTTGATTCAAAAAGATATAAATTATCTAAAAACAACAAAAGAAATAAAATGGTTGCCAAGGTGGAGATGAAATGGATCACATACAGGGCCGAGAAAGAGTACAGTGGTCTGGCAGACTGGGTCAATGCCTCCAGATGATCACGACCTTTGTATTTGTGGTATtgttgtttttgtttctttttttctgaTGCTTTTCTTGCCCTAGGACCTGTAtagctcttttattttattttggtaccttctttgtatttatttattttaaaaaaatacaCAGCAGAGCCCTGCTATTTCCCTAAAGAAAATGGTTGCATTTTTTACGGTGAGCAAGACCGCGGAATGTTGCATGCAACCATTCTTCTCTCTTAAGTTCTCCGTAACAAAAGCCAACACAAATAAAAGCCCGAAATATATTTCCATGTATAGCAACAGCCATGCATCAATTAAACTAGTTTTTGAATAATACTccatccgttcggaattacttgtctcggaaatggatgtatctagaactaaaatacgtctagatacatccatttgtgcgacaagtaattccgaatggagggagtagtaattacTTCCTCCGTCTCATATTAGTTGTCGCTAAAATGAATGTAGAACTCCAAAAACAATAAAGGATTccaaaaacgcgggaataggaaaaatatACAATTGCAATGTCATGCCCATATGAATCCTACAAGATTTTGGTTTGTTTGATTGGCCCATATAAACAATAAAGGATTCTTTCCAAGCGGTTTGAGTGCATGCTAAGGGCTCCTTTGATTGAAATGATTTGTATAGAAATTTGGAAGATTAGGATCCTTAGAAAATTCTCTTATGTTGGTTATTTGATTCACATAATTGAATCCTAGTAATTTTTTTCCTTTAGATTTCTCTTTTCCCTATGGTGTAGCCAACCCTCAATTTAGTGCAAAACCCTAGCGAAACAATCTAATGCTATATATTTGAGTTTTGGAAATTCTTCCATCAAAAGAACCCGATATATATACAGTTATTATTTTGGGAGAATGCTACAATGAGAAAAGAAGAAGCAGGAGGAGATGTATATTATGTGTGACACTAGGTCGTTTCAATTTGCAAAAGGTAAACATAAACAAAGTCGACTGCTAACTTCCATTCTACAATCGTCACATGATTATGACTATTAGCACATGCAGAAAAAGATGAACGAATGCCATTACTAGAAGGAGAAAATCACATGCATTATTTACCACAATTTCAATTCTAAGTCagggaagaaaaaaaaagaacaaaGAGGGAATGTATGAGTGTGTACAGTATGAGTATGTACATTAGGGCTAGAGTATGTGTGCAGACTTgtgaatactctaccctagaatTTATAAAAGCAGCTTAGTTAATTAGAACCCAAAATTCCTTTCACAACAAAAGAAGAACACAAAATTCCAGTGCgtgttctttttttttttgcgtgcttagagcatctctagccgattCTCTAGAAAAATAGAGTAAACCATCTTGGCAAAGCTTAGTGGAGAAATTTTAGTCCAATAAATATTTGCAAGATCTAGCCAATCCTCTAATTATAACGGAGTAAAATTTTGTTTTTTCGAACTTATTTCAATTCTAGTTTACACTGCAACTACATATTAGCACACATATAAAAACCAAACATAATAATGAAGGTTCACGCAAATCACGAATATAGTTTACAAATCGAATCCAAAGTTTACAAACCAAATTATTCAAATTCAAACACACTGAATGGTTCAAATGAAGCAAATAACATGGTAAAAGCACAACTAGGAAGTGATATGAAGATGACAGTGATGCTAGACAAGATCATCTTGGAACTGGGTACGAACTTGTCGGTTTTTTATCCTACGATGTGCTTCGAGGAATGCCTGGATCCTATTTTGATCGTGCTCTCGCTCAACAGGAGTCCCGTTGGTGATGTATCGA contains:
- the LOC119275455 gene encoding CBL-interacting protein kinase 5, whose protein sequence is MERKSTILMNRYELGRMLGQGTFAKVYHARSLATNQSVAIKVIDKEKVLRVGMIDQIKREISIMRLVRHPNIVQLHEVMASKSKIYFAMEYVRGGELFARVAKGRLKEDAARKYFQQLIGAVDFCHSRDVYHRDLKPENLLVDEHGNLKVSDFGLSALKECQKQDGLLHTTCGTPAYVAPEIINKKGYDGEKADIWSCGVILFVLLAGYLPFQDSNLMEMYRKISKGDVRYPQWFSSDARKILSRLLDLNPNTRITMDKLIEHPWFKKGYKPAVTLATPRASKDLNDVQAAFSTDRKDGEGNRAQQPNSPLKPASLNAFDIISLSKGFDLSGLFEKDQEQKSNSRFMTQKPASAIVSKLEQIAETESFKVKKQDGLVTLQGSKEGRKGQLAIDAEIFEVTPSFYVVEVKKSAGDTLEYERFCKKGLRPSLKDICWNGPSEEKLPSVSESVPPTPSSKSTKRNGI
- the LOC119275454 gene encoding protein MALE DISCOVERER 2-like; the protein is MGGARRGLMLLFVLVVLLQAQAWAGAALLNGEGLALLELRARVEGDPHGVFHDWDPMDNNPCSWSGVQCSDGNVEILNLTGHELAGTLAPEIGSLQCLRSLLLPKNNFHGQIPREFGGLSALEVLDLSANNLDGTIPKELGTMPLLKQLSLHNNQFQEGVSSFNIQGGAAEQTCCLSRKLGCWLGSKNWISFNVLRGKYCNNLPSFTESHIMQNLQSIASAMRRRLLEAGNLPALSGNNDLENSTGIQRPADVLSLGTGSFPAFPKSDGQILMPSVPESVENVDAATPKQVPAAVTQSDDKESSVAKYGIWTYVLIFLAAILLISLIIAPILVCRKRGDGSIAPWKAGLSGQLRKAFVTGVPQLNRLELEAACEDFSNILNALPFCTVFKGTLSSGVEICVVSTSISSVKEWSKSSETFFRKKIDTVSRVNHKNFVNLLGYCIENKPFMRMMVYEYAPNGTLSEHLHLKVFEDLDWPARMRIIMGLAYCLQYMHHELNPPVAINDIRSDAIFMTDDYAAKIADVGMWKEIADRAKAAKQDGSSRSEPPPDLAGSVFCFGMLLLEIISGKLPEPGGHEVTCIWAAKHLKAKNYVELVDTVLEEHKANELEAVCEVIEECTDPDPTRRPAMRDVTGKLREVLGVSPEAAAPRLSPLWWAELELLSIKST
- the LOC119275456 gene encoding uncharacterized protein LOC119275456, with the protein product MSAAGEASTTVLRFFSFIGAGVICTKAINMYLDHERKQEEASAAAEAAAAAATSDSAVLVAADASPASAVAAAKP